Proteins encoded in a region of the Armatimonadota bacterium genome:
- a CDS encoding multidrug ABC transporter substrate-binding protein, whose product MNFVENFQIALRSLLANKLRSSLTMLGIIIGVGAVIAMISVAQGAREQTMQRIQQLGTNVLVVFPGQQRMGAAFGGFGSMQILKPDDVDAIRRSCPSVRAASPEVRRNAQVKYKNRNTNTNISGVSPEYSEIRNYPVQQGRFITQREVDSMARVCVIGQTVYENLFNGSSCIGKTIRIRGIGFKVVGLLAPKGAQGFGNPDDVIFVPYTTAMRRLFGMDFINSISVQAVSEERMNAAYQEVEALMRRRQRLNPGQDNNFRIMNQAEFVQTAEDVSRTFTMLLAGIASVSLLVGGIGIMNIMLVSVTERTREIGIRKAVGAKRRDILLQFLIEAMTLSLVGGLIGIGAGLGASYVLASTSGWQVHVTLQPILLAFGFSAAVGIFFGIYPAQKASALNPIEALRYE is encoded by the coding sequence ATGAACTTCGTGGAGAACTTCCAGATAGCCCTTCGCAGTTTGCTGGCGAACAAGCTGCGCTCCTCGCTGACGATGTTGGGCATCATCATCGGCGTGGGGGCGGTCATCGCCATGATTTCGGTGGCACAGGGCGCGCGCGAACAAACCATGCAACGCATCCAGCAGCTGGGCACGAACGTGCTGGTGGTGTTCCCCGGTCAACAGCGGATGGGGGCGGCGTTCGGCGGCTTTGGCTCCATGCAGATACTGAAACCAGACGATGTGGATGCTATCCGCCGCAGCTGCCCTTCGGTGCGCGCTGCATCGCCTGAAGTACGGCGCAATGCGCAGGTAAAGTATAAGAACCGTAACACGAACACCAACATCAGTGGAGTGTCGCCCGAGTACTCCGAGATTCGCAACTACCCGGTGCAGCAAGGGCGATTCATCACCCAGCGCGAAGTGGATAGCATGGCGCGGGTGTGCGTCATCGGGCAGACGGTGTACGAAAACTTGTTCAATGGTTCTTCATGCATCGGCAAGACCATCCGCATTCGCGGTATCGGATTCAAAGTGGTGGGCTTGCTAGCTCCCAAGGGAGCGCAGGGCTTTGGTAACCCTGACGACGTCATCTTCGTACCGTATACCACCGCGATGCGTCGCCTGTTCGGCATGGATTTCATCAATAGCATCAGCGTGCAGGCGGTCAGCGAGGAGCGCATGAACGCGGCGTACCAGGAGGTAGAAGCCCTCATGCGACGCCGGCAGCGGCTGAACCCCGGGCAGGATAATAACTTCCGCATCATGAATCAGGCAGAGTTTGTGCAGACGGCGGAGGACGTGTCGCGCACGTTCACCATGCTGCTGGCGGGTATCGCAAGCGTATCACTGCTGGTGGGCGGCATCGGTATCATGAACATCATGCTGGTTTCGGTTACCGAGCGCACGCGCGAAATCGGCATCCGCAAGGCTGTGGGCGCAAAGCGGCGCGACATCCTGTTGCAGTTCCTGATTGAAGCCATGACGCTGAGCCTGGTTGGCGGTCTGATCGGCATCGGTGCAGGGCTGGGAGCGTCTTATGTGCTGGCGAGCACCTCTGGCTGGCAGGTGCATGTTACTCTGCAGCCCATCCTGCTGGCGTTCGGCTTTTCGGCAGCAGTGGGTATCTTCTTCGGCATCTATCCGGCGCAAAAAGCGTCGGCTTTGAACCCGATAGAGGCGTTGCGTTACGAATAA
- the dut gene encoding deoxyuridine 5'-triphosphate nucleotidohydrolase — protein MHIDVLIQREPDAADLPLPQYATPGSAGADLYAAVREPVVIHPGERRRISTGIRIALPPGYEAQVRPRSGLADRYGLSMVNAPGTIDSDYRGVIQVILINLGQEPITIRRGDRIAQLVVAPVVQAVWQEVKSLPETERAEGGFGSTGVSTYK, from the coding sequence GTGCACATCGATGTTCTAATACAACGGGAGCCTGATGCAGCCGACCTGCCCCTGCCCCAGTATGCAACGCCCGGGTCGGCGGGGGCAGACCTATATGCAGCGGTACGAGAACCTGTTGTCATCCACCCCGGCGAACGACGCCGCATCAGCACGGGCATCCGAATCGCTCTGCCGCCCGGATACGAGGCGCAGGTTCGCCCGCGCAGCGGACTGGCTGACCGATACGGACTGAGCATGGTCAACGCGCCGGGCACAATAGACAGCGACTATCGAGGAGTGATACAGGTGATCCTGATCAACCTGGGACAGGAGCCGATTACCATTCGGCGTGGCGACCGCATTGCACAGCTGGTAGTGGCACCAGTAGTACAGGCGGTCTGGCAGGAGGTAAAAAGTCTTCCTGAAACCGAGCGCGCCGAAGGCGGCTTCGGCAGCACAGGAGTCTCCACATACAAGTAG